In one Castor canadensis chromosome 15, mCasCan1.hap1v2, whole genome shotgun sequence genomic region, the following are encoded:
- the LOC141417232 gene encoding olfactory receptor 2T10-like produces the protein MWMANKTLSGEFYLMGLFSQSSHPGLLCFLIFSMFLMAVSGNIILVLLIHINSSLHTPMYFFINQLSLKDLIYITVTVPKMLVNQLTNMKTISVLGCGTQMYFYLMIGGAEYCLLAAMSYDRYVAICHPLRYSVLMNHKVCLLLASGCWFVGSFDGFMLTSITMTFPFCRSREIRHFFCEVPALLKLSCSDTSLYEIFMYLCCVLMLLIPVTIILGSYYYIILTIHRMNSVEGQKKAFATCSSHITVVSLFYGAGIYSYMLPISYHTPGKDMIVSFVYTILTPVLNPVIYSLRNKDVTRALNKMLRAEKAPC, from the coding sequence ATGTGGATGGCCAATAAGACTCTGAGTGGTGAGTTTTACCTGATGGGACTCTTCAGCCAGTCCTCACATCCTGGCCTCCTCTGCTTTCTCATCTTCAGTATGTTTTTGATGGCTGTGTCAGGGAATATTATATTGGTCCTTCTGATCCATATCAACTCCTCTCTGCATACTCCTATGTACTTTTTTATCAACCAGCTCTCACTCAAGGATCTGATATATATTACTGTGACTGTGCCCAAAATGCTGGTGAACCAACTGACCAACATGAAGACCATATCAGTACTTGGATGTGGAACTCAGATGTACTTTTATCTGATGATAGGAGGTGCAGAGTACTGTCTTCTAGCTGCCATGTCATATGACCGCTATGTAGCCATCTGTCATCCTCTCCGTTACTCTGTCCTCATGAACCATAAGGTGTGTCTCCTTCTGGCATCTGGCTGCTGGTTTGTGGGCTCATTTGATGGCTTCATGCTCACTTCCATCACCATGACCTTCCCTTTCTGCAGATCCCGGGAGATACGTCACTTCTTCTGTGAGGTTCCTGCTCTATTGAAGCTCTCCTGTTCAGACACCTCACTCTATGAGATTTTCATGTACCTGTGCTGTGTCCTCATGCTCTTGATCCCTGTGACAATAATTTTAGGCTCTTATTACTATATCATCCTTACAATTCACAGGATGAATTCAGTTGAGGGCCAGAAGAAGGCCTTTGCCACCTGTTCTTCCCACATTACAGTGGTCAGTCTCTTTTATGGAGCTGGTATCTATAGCTACATGCTTCCTATCTCCTACCATACCCCTGGGAAGGACATGATAGTGTCCTTTGTCTACACCATCCTTACACCTGTCTTGAACCCTGTCATTTACAGCCTCAGGAATAAGGATGTCACTAGGGCTCTGAATAAAATGTTGAGAGCAGAGAAAGCTCCATGTTGA
- the LOC109680717 gene encoding olfactory receptor 2T10-like, which yields MWMANKTLSGEFYLMGLFSQSSHPGLLCFLIFSMFLMAVSGNIILVLLIHINSSLHTPMYFFINQLSLMDLIYITVTVPKMLVNQLTNMKTISVLGCGTQMYFYLMIGGAEYCLLAAMSYDRYVAICHPLRYSVLMNHKVCLLLASGCWFVGSFDGFMLTSITMTFPFCRSREIRHFFCEVPALLKLSCSDTSLYEIFMYLCCVLMLLIPVTIILGSYYCIILTIHRMNSVEGQKKAFATCSSHITVVSLFYGAGIYSYMLPISYHTPGKDMIVSFVYTILTPVLNPVIYSLRNKDVTRALNKMLRAEKAPC from the coding sequence ATGTGGATGGCCAATAAGACTCTGAGTGGTGAGTTTTACCTGATGGGACTCTTCAGCCAGTCCTCACATCCTGGCCTCCTCTGCTTTCTCATCTTCAGTATGTTTTTGATGGCTGTGTCAGGGAATATTATATTGGTCCTTCTGATCCATATCAACTCCTCTCTGCATACTCCTATGTACTTTTTTATCAACCAGCTCTCACTCATGGATCTGATATATATTACTGTGACTGTGCCCAAAATGCTGGTGAACCAACTGACCAACATGAAGACCATATCAGTACTTGGATGTGGAACTCAGATGTACTTTTATCTGATGATAGGAGGTGCAGAGTACTGTCTTCTAGCTGCCATGTCATATGACCGCTATGTAGCCATCTGTCATCCTCTCCGTTACTCTGTCCTCATGAACCATAAGGTGTGTCTCCTTCTGGCATCTGGCTGCTGGTTTGTGGGCTCATTTGATGGCTTCATGCTCACTTCCATCACCATGACCTTCCCTTTCTGCAGATCCCGGGAGATACGTCACTTCTTCTGTGAGGTTCCTGCTCTATTGAAGCTCTCCTGTTCAGACACCTCACTCTATGAGATTTTCATGTACCTGTGCTGTGTCCTCATGCTCTTGATCCCTGTGACAATAATTTTAGGCTCTTATTACTGTATCATCCTTACAATTCACAGGATGAATTCAGTTGAGGGCCAGAAGAAGGCCTTTGCCACCTGTTCTTCCCACATTACAGTGGTCAGTCTCTTTTATGGAGCTGGTATCTATAGCTACATGCTTCCTATCTCCTACCACACCCCTGGGAAGGACATGATAGTGTCCTTTGTCTACACCATCCTTACACCTGTCTTGAACCCTGTCATTTACAGCCTCAGGAATAAGGATGTCACTAGGGCTCTGAATAAAATGTTGAGAGCAGAGAAAGCTCCATGTTGA
- the LOC109680716 gene encoding olfactory receptor 2T10-like, whose product MWKANETLSGEFYLLGIFSQFSHPGLLCFLMFSMFLIAMSGNTVLVFLIHNDSSLHTPMYFFINQLSLMDLTYITVTVPKMLVNQLTNMKTISVLGCGTQMYFYLMIGGAEYCLLAAMSYDRYVAICHPLRYSVLMNHKVCLLLASGCWFVGSLDGFMLTSITMTFPFCRSREIHHFFCEVPALLKLSCSDTSLYEIFMYLCCVLMLLIPVIIILGSYYFIILTIHRMNSVEGQKKAFATCSSHITVVTLFYGASMYNYMLPNSYHTPGKDMMMSFFYTILTPALNPVIYSLRNKDVTGALKKMLRVGKVPY is encoded by the coding sequence ATGTGGAAGGCCAATGAAACTCTGAGTGGTGAGTTTTACTTGTTGGGAATCTTTAGTCAGTTCTCACACCCTGGTCTCCTCTGCTTTCTCATGTTCAGTATGTTTTTGATTGCCATGTCAGGGAATACTGTATTGGTCTTTCTGATCCATAATGACTCTTCTCTGCATACTCCCATGTATTTCTTTATTAACCAGCTCTCACTCATGGACCTGACATATATTACTGTGACTGTGCCCAAAATGCTGGTGAACCAACTGACCAACATGAAGACAATATCAGTACTTGGGTGTGGAACTCAGATGTATTTTTATCTGATGATAGGAGGTGCAGAGTACTGTCTTCTAGCTGCCATGTCATATGACCGCTATGTAGCCATCTGTCATCCTCTCCGTTACTCTGTCCTCATGAACCATAAGGTGTGTCTCCTTCTGGCATCTGGCTGCTGGTTTGTGGGATCATTAGATGGCTTCATGCTCACTTCCATCACCATGACCTTCCCTTTCTGCAGATCCCGGGAGATCCACCATTTCTTCTGTGAGGTTCCTGCTCTATTGAAGCTCTCCTGTTCAGACACCTCACTCTATGAGATTTTCATGTACCTGTGCTGTGTCCTCATGCTCCTGATACCTGTGATAATAATTTTAGGCTCCTACTACTTTATCATCCTTACAATTCACAGGATGAATTCAGTTGAGGGCCAGAAGAAGGCCTTTGCCACCTGTTCCTCCCACATTACTGTTGTCACGCTCTTTTATGGAGCTTCAATGTACAACTACATGCTCCCTAACTCATACCACACCCCTGGGAAGGACATGATGATGTCCTTTTTCTATACCATCCTCACACCTGCCTTGAATCCTGTCATTTACAGCCTCAGGAATAAGGATGTTACTGGGGCTTTGAAGAAAATGCTGAGAGTGGGGAAAGTTCCATAttaa